One Primulina tabacum isolate GXHZ01 chromosome 10, ASM2559414v2, whole genome shotgun sequence DNA segment encodes these proteins:
- the LOC142505856 gene encoding basic leucine zipper 43-like: MQQGELSDLEYLFPPNSTCFQPYFCMINNNNMVPENHFHPFPKPLYQLSINPQVREFNPQSTCLSNNNSTSDEAEEQQFSIINERKQKRMISNRESARRSRMRKQRHLDELWSQIVWLRNENHQLIDKLNHLSEDHNRAVQENFQLKEETSELRQMITDMQLSSPYSSLIKELHDDPCNDLP; this comes from the coding sequence ATGCAACAGGGCGAACTCTCCGATCTCGAATATCTTTTTCCTCCAAACTCGACTTGTTTCCAACCCTATTTCTGCATGATCAATAATAACAATATGGTACCAGAAAACCATTTTCACCCATTTCCCAAACCGTTGTATCAACTCAGCATAAATCCACAAGTTCGAGAATTCAACCCTCAATCTACATGTCTAAGCAACAATAATTCGACTTCTGATGAAGCAGAGGAGCAACAATTTAGCATCATAAATGAAAGGAAACAAAAAAGAATGATTTCTAACCGAGAATCTGCACGTAGATCACGTATGCGAAAGCAGAGGCACTTGGATGAGCTTTGGTCGCAAATCGTTTGGCTTCGTAATGAGAATCACCAACTCATTGATAAACTGAACCACCTGTCAGAGGATCACAATCGAGCGGTTCAAGAAAACTTTCAGCTGAAGGAAGAAACCTCAGAGCTTCGTCAAATGATTACTGATATGCAGCTTAGTAGTCCATATTCTAGCCTAATCAAAGAGCTTCATGATGACCCTTGCAATGATTTGCCTTAA